A genomic region of Acidobacteriota bacterium contains the following coding sequences:
- a CDS encoding cystathionine gamma-synthase yields the protein MSEERFETRAIHVGQEPEPITGAVVTPIFATSTYAQTAPGQHTGYEYSRTDNPTRTALQTALASLEGIDPGSPGGCIATSSGLAATGIIGYMLKPGDHVVLPNDAYGGTYRLFAQVFSRHGIEISSPDMTDLDSLEAAIRPETKLVWVETPTNPMLRIIDIAAVTEIAHSHGALVCIDNTFASPYLQKPLSFGADIVLHSTTKYLGGHSDTVGGALITGSDELLEEFRFLQNASGPVPGPFDAYLVLRGIKTLAVRMDRHQSNAMAIARFLEQDSRVDRVFYPGLENHPNHGLAKRQMFGFGGMLSLIPKGGVDAAASMASATGVFILAESLGGVESLIEVPALMTHMSVGGTDLEVPADLVRLSVGIEHIDDLITDLDRALG from the coding sequence ATGAGTGAAGAGCGCTTTGAGACGCGGGCGATCCACGTCGGACAAGAGCCAGAACCGATTACCGGAGCAGTTGTCACACCGATTTTCGCGACGTCAACATACGCACAAACCGCACCGGGCCAACACACCGGCTATGAGTACTCGCGGACCGACAACCCCACGCGGACAGCCTTACAAACTGCGTTGGCGTCGCTCGAAGGTATCGATCCAGGCAGTCCCGGTGGTTGTATTGCGACATCATCGGGTCTTGCCGCGACCGGCATCATTGGATACATGCTGAAGCCTGGAGACCATGTTGTGTTGCCAAATGATGCGTATGGTGGGACGTATCGGCTGTTCGCCCAGGTGTTTTCTCGGCACGGAATCGAGATTTCCTCGCCGGACATGACCGACCTTGACTCGCTTGAGGCAGCTATCCGCCCCGAGACAAAGCTGGTTTGGGTCGAGACTCCGACAAATCCGATGCTTCGGATTATCGACATCGCGGCCGTGACCGAAATCGCCCATTCGCATGGCGCCCTCGTGTGCATTGACAATACGTTTGCGTCGCCGTATCTCCAGAAGCCGCTCAGTTTTGGCGCCGACATCGTGCTCCATTCGACGACGAAGTACCTTGGTGGGCATTCCGACACCGTCGGTGGGGCGCTGATCACGGGGAGCGATGAGTTGTTGGAGGAGTTCCGGTTCTTGCAGAACGCTTCCGGCCCGGTACCCGGTCCCTTCGACGCATATCTCGTGCTTCGCGGAATCAAGACTCTTGCGGTGCGGATGGATCGGCACCAGTCAAACGCAATGGCGATCGCTCGTTTCTTGGAACAGGACTCACGTGTCGACCGTGTTTTTTACCCCGGTCTGGAGAACCACCCCAATCATGGACTGGCAAAACGTCAGATGTTTGGGTTCGGCGGGATGCTCTCGCTAATACCAAAGGGCGGTGTCGATGCGGCAGCTTCGATGGCCTCAGCAACCGGGGTGTTCATCCTTGCAGAGAGCCTCGGGGGTGTTGAGAGCCTCATCGAGGTGCCTGCTTTGATGACCCACATGAGTGTCGGCGGAACCGATCTCGAGGTGCCGGCGGACCTTGTGCGGCTTTCGGTCGGCATTGAACACATCGACGATCTGATCACCGATCTCGACAGAGCCCTGGGCTAG
- a CDS encoding pyridoxal-phosphate dependent enzyme — MDIRDDIVEAIGETPLVRLSRLHPPGNLVAKIEFMNPGGSIKDRIALGMIERAEENGWLKPGGTIVEPTSGNTGVGLAMVAALRGYKLIAVMADKQSVEKQDLLRAYGAEVIVCPSDVEPDDPTSYYSVAARLTAETPNSYHPDQYSNPANPQAHVTSTGPEIWRQTDGQIGVYVAGVGTAGTMCGVARYLKSMNPEIHTVGVDPVGSIYTADTEADVHTYLIEGVGEDFYPENFDATVIDSYEKVSDKEAFTMARSVAAQEGILVGGSGGMAVVGALRVAKARPDDLVVVIIPDSGRNYVSRIFNDDWMREKGMLDE, encoded by the coding sequence ATGGACATCCGTGACGACATCGTCGAGGCAATCGGCGAGACCCCGCTTGTTCGGTTGAGTCGTCTGCACCCACCGGGAAACCTGGTTGCGAAGATTGAATTCATGAATCCGGGTGGTTCCATAAAGGACCGAATTGCCCTCGGCATGATCGAGCGTGCCGAAGAAAACGGGTGGCTCAAGCCGGGTGGAACAATCGTTGAACCAACCAGCGGCAATACCGGTGTTGGTCTCGCGATGGTCGCTGCGCTCCGGGGCTACAAGCTCATTGCGGTCATGGCTGACAAACAATCGGTCGAGAAACAAGACCTGCTTCGAGCATACGGCGCCGAGGTGATTGTTTGTCCCAGCGATGTTGAACCGGACGATCCGACCTCGTACTACTCGGTGGCCGCCCGCCTCACTGCCGAAACGCCAAACTCGTACCACCCGGACCAGTACTCGAACCCAGCAAATCCGCAGGCACACGTAACAAGCACAGGTCCCGAGATTTGGCGCCAAACCGATGGGCAAATCGGGGTGTACGTCGCTGGCGTAGGAACTGCGGGCACGATGTGCGGTGTTGCGCGCTATCTCAAGTCGATGAACCCTGAGATCCACACGGTCGGTGTCGATCCGGTGGGGTCTATTTACACAGCGGACACAGAAGCCGACGTCCACACGTATCTGATCGAAGGTGTCGGTGAGGATTTCTATCCCGAAAACTTTGACGCGACGGTGATCGACTCATACGAGAAGGTGAGTGATAAAGAGGCGTTCACGATGGCGAGGAGCGTCGCTGCACAGGAAGGGATCCTTGTCGGCGGGTCTGGTGGGATGGCAGTCGTTGGCGCCCTTCGAGTTGCCAAGGCACGACCGGACGATCTCGTTGTAGTGATCATCCCCGACTCTGGCCGCAACTATGTTTCGCGAATTTTCAATGACGATTGGATGCGCGAGAAGGGCATGCTCGATGAGTGA
- a CDS encoding HD domain-containing protein: MAEFRRRTREDEERFEAEYLAPGATLSGQSRGRALDEALDPYRTAFERDRDHILHSKAFRRLKHKTQVFINPEGDHYVTRLTHTLQVTQVGRSIARNLSLNESLTEAICLAHDVGHSPFGHTGEEALSRYVTGEWLHSAQGVRVFEVLEPLNLSWEVLDGVRAHSWRIEEAPATAEGFVCRFADRIAYLAHDVEDAIRAGVITLDDIPSHATQRFGDPGREWIASMVEAVVDESLATGELVMESTALEAMHTLRSFMFERVYLRAETEPTRRKVLGIVQDLVDYYLLHNEEIPSSYRHPGSDPTTQVLDYVAGMSDRFALKMHDDLFRPRLFD, from the coding sequence GTGGCGGAGTTTCGTCGGCGAACACGGGAGGACGAGGAACGGTTCGAGGCCGAATACTTGGCGCCAGGGGCGACCCTTTCAGGTCAGTCGCGGGGCCGTGCGTTGGACGAGGCCCTCGACCCGTATCGAACAGCTTTCGAGCGCGACCGAGATCATATTCTGCATTCCAAAGCGTTTCGCCGACTGAAACACAAAACCCAGGTATTCATCAATCCAGAGGGCGATCACTACGTCACCCGTTTGACCCACACTCTCCAAGTGACCCAGGTCGGGCGATCGATTGCGAGAAACCTCTCGCTGAACGAATCGCTGACCGAGGCGATTTGCCTCGCACACGATGTTGGCCATTCTCCGTTCGGCCATACGGGGGAAGAGGCTCTGTCGCGATATGTGACTGGCGAGTGGTTGCATTCCGCGCAGGGTGTGCGCGTCTTTGAGGTGCTTGAGCCGCTCAACCTGAGCTGGGAAGTTCTCGACGGTGTCCGTGCGCACTCGTGGCGGATCGAAGAGGCTCCGGCAACAGCAGAGGGATTCGTCTGTCGGTTTGCTGACCGCATTGCATACCTGGCCCACGATGTCGAAGACGCGATCCGAGCAGGTGTGATCACGCTTGACGACATACCGAGCCACGCGACACAGCGGTTCGGCGACCCCGGCCGAGAGTGGATCGCCTCGATGGTGGAGGCGGTGGTCGACGAATCGCTGGCGACCGGTGAACTCGTGATGGAGTCGACCGCGCTTGAGGCAATGCACACGCTGCGGTCCTTCATGTTCGAGCGGGTGTACCTCCGTGCCGAGACCGAGCCGACCCGACGAAAGGTTCTCGGAATCGTGCAGGACCTTGTCGATTACTACCTGCTCCACAACGAGGAGATACCATCGTCGTACCGGCATCCAGGATCTGACCCGACGACCCAGGTTCTTGACTATGTGGCCGGCATGTCCGATCGGTTTGCGCTAAAGATGCACGACGATCTGTTCAGGCCGCGCCTGTTCGACTGA
- the phnE gene encoding phosphonate ABC transporter, permease protein PhnE, with translation MTVPDLAPDVVGGTERPDEPDWPKRLRWILILVIGLPYIWGVLGLELSWGAIGRAPGQIWGLLGGLLPPDWSDISRSFNKLLESIYVAWIATIIGAVFSFPLGFMAATNMAPGWLTGPVRGLLSGIRAFPELVLAIVLIPAFGLGPFTGVLAIGIHSIGTLGKLTSEVVEGVDPGPIEAVKATGGTRFQAMRFGVVPQAMPNILAYWLYRFEINIRASAVLGMIGAGGIGAEIVGRLRFRDDWPKAGAALILTIVVVLIIDAISAGIRRRIIAGHAGTGPVSRAFGTIIGDVAPPNVETREA, from the coding sequence ATGACCGTCCCGGATCTTGCTCCCGACGTAGTCGGAGGGACAGAACGCCCTGACGAACCGGATTGGCCGAAGCGGCTGCGATGGATACTGATACTTGTCATCGGGCTTCCCTACATCTGGGGAGTGCTCGGTCTCGAACTATCGTGGGGCGCGATCGGGCGGGCACCGGGACAGATATGGGGGCTGCTTGGCGGTCTGTTGCCGCCTGACTGGTCCGATATTTCTAGGAGCTTCAACAAGCTTCTCGAATCAATTTACGTCGCCTGGATTGCGACGATCATCGGGGCTGTGTTCTCATTTCCGCTCGGTTTTATGGCCGCGACGAATATGGCTCCGGGTTGGTTGACCGGCCCCGTCCGGGGCCTGCTCTCGGGGATTAGGGCGTTCCCAGAGCTTGTGTTGGCAATTGTGCTGATCCCCGCCTTCGGCTTGGGTCCGTTCACGGGCGTACTCGCCATCGGCATCCATTCGATCGGGACGCTCGGCAAGCTCACGTCTGAGGTGGTTGAGGGTGTCGATCCCGGACCGATCGAGGCGGTCAAGGCGACCGGCGGGACGCGTTTTCAGGCCATGCGGTTTGGTGTCGTGCCACAGGCGATGCCAAACATTCTCGCGTATTGGTTGTACCGATTTGAGATCAACATTCGTGCATCTGCCGTGCTCGGCATGATCGGCGCCGGTGGGATCGGCGCAGAGATTGTTGGTCGCTTGAGATTTCGTGACGACTGGCCGAAGGCGGGCGCTGCGCTGATTCTGACCATCGTCGTGGTTCTCATTATCGACGCTATTTCGGCGGGCATTCGACGCCGAATCATCGCCGGGCACGCAGGCACTGGCCCCGTATCGCGGGCGTTTGGAACGATCATCGGTGACGTTGCGCCACCGAATGTCGAGACCCGGGAGGCCTAG
- the phnE gene encoding phosphonate ABC transporter, permease protein PhnE, protein MTIADDPIVTERPTEPPRSVKYVGLVVVAVVLSIPFGALDINSAARGAVYGLIAYGLLALLGATARPNVRSGLVDLLSLITAGAVGLKLYIAPIAARTTVITWRLSMRASLGWLLFGIVVGWVVFHNRKGTNPSAIVFIGLAFAAAAFLALQAGTDVGYLEPITDRAIKRGEFQIIEQVFHVWVGLITLGVGLAVATSFVLGNAVVIAVTGAAVFTMLAFNKIDFSVFELIIRSSEVTALAEKLWPPDFTWSKSIGQPETFVLWAPYVETLRIAVVGATTGVLVAVPLAFSASRLTTPNQTVYWIAKSIMNVIRTIPDLFWGILFAAAVGFGSPFPGALAMIMFSIAIMAKLLSETVDAIDPGPLEAARSTGASHWQMVKSAAFPQVVPHYVAYGLYVLELNVRASVILGFIGAGGIGRLLDERRNFFQWDQVMAIVLVIFVTVILIEIVSIAVRRRII, encoded by the coding sequence GTGACGATCGCCGACGATCCGATCGTCACGGAACGACCTACTGAGCCCCCTCGCTCGGTTAAGTACGTCGGACTCGTTGTCGTCGCCGTCGTGCTCTCGATTCCTTTCGGTGCGCTTGACATCAATTCCGCAGCCCGCGGCGCTGTCTACGGTCTCATTGCGTACGGCTTGCTCGCGCTCCTCGGCGCAACCGCCAGGCCGAACGTGCGCAGCGGTCTCGTTGATTTGCTCTCGTTGATCACCGCTGGAGCGGTTGGTCTCAAGCTGTACATCGCCCCGATCGCGGCCCGCACGACGGTGATCACCTGGCGGCTGTCGATGCGCGCGTCGTTGGGATGGTTGCTGTTCGGCATCGTCGTTGGATGGGTTGTTTTCCACAACCGCAAGGGCACCAACCCTTCAGCGATTGTGTTCATCGGTCTCGCCTTTGCCGCGGCTGCGTTCCTTGCGCTCCAGGCAGGTACGGACGTTGGATATCTCGAGCCGATCACCGACCGGGCGATCAAACGGGGTGAGTTCCAGATCATCGAGCAGGTATTCCACGTCTGGGTGGGGCTGATTACGCTCGGTGTCGGGTTGGCGGTGGCGACGAGTTTCGTGCTCGGAAACGCCGTCGTGATTGCTGTCACCGGCGCCGCGGTGTTCACAATGCTTGCTTTCAACAAGATCGACTTTTCCGTTTTTGAGTTGATCATTCGCAGTTCGGAGGTGACGGCGCTAGCCGAGAAGCTCTGGCCACCCGACTTCACTTGGTCCAAGTCCATCGGCCAGCCCGAGACGTTTGTGCTCTGGGCGCCGTATGTCGAGACGTTGCGTATCGCTGTCGTCGGGGCGACGACGGGTGTGTTGGTCGCCGTCCCGTTGGCGTTCTCAGCCTCGCGACTCACGACACCCAACCAGACGGTGTATTGGATTGCCAAGTCGATCATGAACGTCATCAGAACGATTCCGGATCTTTTTTGGGGGATCCTGTTTGCTGCGGCTGTTGGATTCGGATCACCGTTCCCGGGTGCCCTCGCGATGATCATGTTTTCGATTGCGATCATGGCGAAGTTGTTGTCCGAGACGGTGGACGCGATCGATCCGGGTCCGCTTGAGGCTGCAAGATCGACCGGCGCAAGCCATTGGCAGATGGTGAAGTCGGCGGCGTTTCCCCAAGTCGTGCCTCACTACGTTGCGTACGGGCTGTACGTTCTGGAACTTAACGTGCGAGCATCGGTGATCCTCGGCTTCATCGGCGCCGGCGGTATCGGGCGTCTGCTTGATGAACGTCGTAACTTCTTCCAATGGGATCAGGTGATGGCGATCGTTCTGGTGATCTTTGTAACCGTGATTCTCATTGAGATCGTGTCTATTGCGGTGAGGAGGAGGATCATATGA
- the phnC gene encoding phosphonate ABC transporter ATP-binding protein gives MIEFKNASVVYPNGFKALENISLTIADGEFVVIVGLSGAGKSTLLRAINGFVPVVEGSVSVNGQEVVGASAAELRILRSEIGMIFQTFNLVKRSTVMNNVLMGRLAYVSKWRSMLGMWPSEEKELALQALERVGIVEKAYVRATNLSGGQQQRVGIARALAQEPKVILADEPVASLDPVTSHIVMRDLKKINQDLNITTLINLHFLDLARQYGQRLIGLRDGKLVYDGNIHDVDDAIFRQIYGRAITPDDMLQDA, from the coding sequence ATGATCGAGTTCAAGAATGCATCAGTGGTCTATCCGAACGGCTTCAAGGCGCTGGAAAACATCTCGCTGACCATTGCAGACGGCGAGTTCGTTGTTATCGTCGGGCTTTCTGGTGCTGGGAAATCGACCCTGCTACGCGCCATCAACGGATTCGTTCCGGTTGTTGAAGGATCGGTCAGCGTCAACGGTCAGGAAGTCGTTGGAGCAAGTGCGGCGGAGTTACGGATATTGCGGTCCGAGATCGGGATGATCTTCCAAACGTTCAACCTGGTGAAGCGGTCTACGGTGATGAACAATGTCCTGATGGGCCGGCTTGCCTACGTGTCCAAGTGGCGATCGATGCTTGGCATGTGGCCTTCTGAAGAGAAGGAGCTTGCGCTGCAAGCTCTTGAGCGTGTCGGCATCGTGGAAAAGGCCTATGTGCGGGCCACCAACCTTTCGGGTGGTCAGCAGCAGAGGGTTGGCATTGCCCGTGCCCTTGCGCAGGAGCCGAAGGTCATCCTCGCCGACGAGCCAGTGGCATCGCTTGACCCGGTGACGTCGCATATCGTTATGCGCGATCTCAAGAAGATCAATCAGGACCTCAACATCACGACCCTGATAAACCTGCACTTCCTCGATCTTGCCCGCCAGTATGGGCAGCGTTTGATAGGTCTCCGCGACGGCAAGCTCGTGTACGACGGCAACATCCACGACGTAGACGACGCGATCTTTCGCCAGATCTACGGCCGTGCAATTACCCCCGACGATATGTTGCAGGACGCATAA
- a CDS encoding PhnD/SsuA/transferrin family substrate-binding protein — MKAKLFTLLAVFALAVAACGGDANPTTTEAAMEDPMADWPDKVIFGFIPSERAETLNDAITPFMEYLSETLGIEVEGIVTADYNGLVVAMGTGGADFGAFGPLGYVQAKDQYPSIIVLAQSVRFGSDLYHGQWFTADASICDSEPVIGGFENVNGVATILDVTEVKALQVGWQYTDGVLGPETLEDGTVVDQGLVCNASLDKVIGKKIAFTSATSTSGTVYPQLQLLNLGIDIENDITYEYLGSHDSAVAAVYDGSFDIGLSFDDARRSLRNENPDIGSKVIVFNITADIPNDVVAANGDLPPLLLEDMFKAISAYLATEEGEAVLDEIYGWTDIREAIESDFDVVREAVRKLGISES, encoded by the coding sequence ATGAAAGCAAAGCTATTTACGTTGCTTGCCGTGTTTGCGTTAGCGGTTGCCGCCTGTGGTGGCGATGCCAACCCGACCACAACCGAAGCCGCAATGGAGGACCCGATGGCTGACTGGCCTGACAAGGTCATCTTCGGCTTCATCCCATCTGAGCGGGCAGAAACGCTCAACGACGCCATCACACCGTTCATGGAGTATTTGTCCGAGACTCTCGGTATCGAGGTTGAGGGTATTGTGACTGCTGACTACAACGGTCTCGTTGTTGCCATGGGAACCGGTGGAGCCGACTTTGGTGCATTCGGACCATTGGGCTACGTGCAGGCCAAGGACCAGTACCCATCGATCATTGTGCTTGCACAATCGGTACGGTTCGGGTCTGACCTCTACCACGGCCAGTGGTTCACGGCAGATGCGAGCATCTGCGATTCGGAGCCCGTCATTGGTGGTTTTGAGAATGTCAACGGTGTAGCCACTATTTTGGATGTCACGGAGGTGAAGGCGCTCCAAGTGGGCTGGCAGTACACCGACGGCGTTCTCGGCCCAGAGACTCTTGAAGACGGCACCGTTGTCGACCAGGGACTTGTCTGCAACGCGAGCCTTGACAAGGTCATTGGGAAAAAGATTGCGTTCACGAGCGCCACGTCCACGTCAGGCACTGTGTACCCGCAGCTCCAGTTGTTGAACCTCGGCATCGATATTGAGAATGATATCACCTACGAATACCTCGGTTCGCATGATTCGGCCGTTGCTGCTGTCTATGACGGCAGCTTCGACATCGGCCTTTCATTCGACGATGCTCGTCGTTCGCTCCGCAATGAGAACCCCGATATCGGCTCGAAGGTGATTGTCTTCAACATCACCGCTGACATACCGAACGATGTTGTGGCTGCGAACGGCGATCTACCGCCGCTTCTGCTTGAAGATATGTTTAAGGCGATTTCCGCCTACCTAGCGACCGAAGAGGGCGAAGCCGTTCTCGACGAGATCTACGGGTGGACCGACATCCGCGAGGCAATCGAGTCCGACTTCGACGTGGTCCGCGAGGCCGTCCGGAAGCTGGGCATTTCCGAGTCGTAG
- a CDS encoding DUF3152 domain-containing protein: MLRRLGRAATALVVVLTIAGAGSVLADDTTALGELPGVPLIADISNPFTQRNGALAAGVPTSTDFARTLTPTEQDLAWFFTDANLVLLRAESLGSDCAGFPPLYCAVAPVAQTSLTVFLLGELGIEQDEGIALLAAGCLTDGESTPQRTTSVSDQDGPELGTEGRTYKYRIEIEDGLPVEADCFSTYVGLVLGDTRSWVGGGEVSLQQTSGSDYDFRLVLASPGLTDRLCSPLRTGGIYSCRSGNRVVINFMRWESGAEAFGADMATYRAYLLNHEVGHQLGHGHRLCSVAGRPAPVMAQQTKGVGACEINGWPLENER; encoded by the coding sequence ATGCTGCGCCGATTGGGCAGAGCCGCGACCGCGCTGGTCGTCGTGCTCACCATCGCCGGTGCCGGGTCGGTGCTGGCTGACGATACGACCGCCTTGGGAGAGCTGCCCGGGGTTCCTCTGATTGCCGACATTTCTAACCCGTTCACTCAACGCAACGGTGCCCTTGCAGCCGGCGTCCCAACGTCCACTGACTTTGCTCGCACGTTGACACCGACCGAGCAGGACCTGGCTTGGTTCTTTACAGACGCCAACCTCGTCTTGCTGCGTGCGGAGAGTCTCGGATCGGACTGCGCAGGTTTTCCGCCGCTGTATTGCGCTGTGGCACCGGTAGCGCAGACATCGCTCACCGTGTTCTTGCTCGGGGAACTTGGTATCGAGCAGGACGAGGGCATCGCATTACTCGCCGCCGGGTGTCTTACCGATGGCGAGTCGACACCACAGCGTACGACGTCGGTTAGCGATCAGGACGGACCAGAGTTAGGGACCGAAGGCCGGACCTACAAATACCGAATTGAGATCGAAGACGGGCTGCCCGTCGAAGCGGACTGTTTCTCGACATACGTCGGATTGGTGCTTGGCGACACCCGCAGTTGGGTCGGCGGCGGCGAGGTGTCTCTTCAGCAGACCTCAGGGTCGGACTACGACTTCCGACTGGTGCTCGCTTCTCCGGGCCTGACCGACAGACTGTGTTCCCCGCTGCGGACCGGCGGCATCTACTCGTGCCGCAGCGGCAACCGTGTCGTGATCAACTTCATGCGGTGGGAGAGCGGCGCCGAGGCGTTCGGGGCAGACATGGCAACGTATCGTGCCTACCTACTCAACCACGAGGTAGGCCATCAGCTTGGCCACGGTCACCGACTGTGTTCGGTTGCCGGAAGGCCGGCTCCTGTCATGGCTCAGCAGACAAAAGGCGTCGGCGCCTGCGAGATAAACGGCTGGCCGCTGGAGAACGAGCGGTAA
- the dnaX gene encoding DNA polymerase III subunit gamma/tau: MEHQALYRKHRPQRFDEVIGQDHVTQTLAREIVDNKVAHAYLFAGPRGTGKTTTARLLAKALNCTDRQANGEPCNDCDSCDGVTRATSIDVIELDAASHNKVEDIREIRVNVGTVAAAGGAHRIYILDEAHMLSRAAGNALLKTLEEPPAHVVFILATTAPYKVLDTIRSRCQRFDFHPVGVDTLVDYLADISRRESFTADNQALSLVASHARGSVRDALSLLEQIAALGAGTVDTAGVTKALGLPDSDVYATLARAIVEQDAPAALGLVAHLASQGTDLRRFIAEAVSFFRGVFLAQYAPHLEEVADESSDTLAEWRKVAETMPVADVLRSVDQLAETLLNLRQGREERLVVELAVLRLTRPEIAPDMEALDIRMSRLEGRVRELIEKAATAAPKLAEEPPQRSSPPTISAVGSVTTTTQPQSPASVPTATSVPTLETDDADAPKANVVPVADETRAPESPPVAELTLSQYEAMWPSLVARIRDIVGPRRHALLKEAVPAKVNGGELVLAVPEHLAFHLEQLSHDDELIQALGRLASGDAGGTVTIRFEGGTPGTTGADVAESQPSGSGRPHLQAVKEPDPVPERAPDRDDLFDAGEAGTDPTALVQDILGGEIVDE, translated from the coding sequence ATGGAACACCAAGCGCTGTACCGCAAACACAGACCACAGAGATTCGATGAAGTGATCGGCCAGGACCACGTCACCCAGACGCTGGCGCGTGAGATCGTCGATAACAAGGTCGCCCACGCGTACCTGTTTGCAGGACCACGGGGCACGGGCAAAACCACCACGGCTCGCCTGCTCGCAAAGGCCCTGAACTGCACTGACCGGCAAGCAAATGGGGAGCCCTGCAACGATTGCGATTCGTGTGACGGTGTCACCCGGGCGACGTCGATTGATGTGATCGAACTCGACGCCGCGTCTCACAACAAGGTCGAAGACATTCGCGAGATCCGCGTCAACGTCGGGACTGTGGCTGCAGCGGGGGGGGCGCACCGGATCTACATTCTTGATGAAGCGCACATGTTGTCGCGGGCCGCTGGCAACGCCCTCCTCAAGACACTTGAAGAACCACCGGCCCATGTCGTATTCATCCTTGCGACGACCGCGCCGTACAAGGTTCTGGATACGATTCGCAGCAGATGTCAACGCTTCGACTTCCATCCCGTCGGGGTCGACACCCTGGTTGACTACCTCGCCGATATTTCGCGCCGAGAGTCCTTTACTGCTGACAACCAGGCGCTGTCGCTAGTCGCAAGCCATGCGCGCGGATCGGTGCGCGACGCCCTAAGTCTCCTTGAACAGATTGCCGCGCTCGGCGCCGGCACGGTTGATACGGCCGGAGTGACGAAAGCGTTAGGTCTGCCGGACTCTGATGTGTACGCGACTCTTGCTAGAGCGATCGTGGAACAGGATGCCCCAGCGGCGCTCGGCCTGGTTGCGCATCTCGCATCCCAAGGCACCGACCTCCGTAGGTTCATCGCGGAGGCTGTCTCGTTTTTCCGCGGGGTGTTTCTTGCCCAATACGCACCGCATCTCGAGGAGGTGGCTGACGAGTCGAGCGATACCCTTGCCGAGTGGCGGAAGGTAGCTGAGACGATGCCGGTCGCTGACGTCCTCCGGTCGGTCGACCAACTTGCTGAGACGCTACTCAACCTACGTCAAGGGCGCGAAGAACGGCTAGTTGTCGAGTTGGCGGTGCTGCGTCTAACGCGTCCGGAGATTGCACCAGATATGGAAGCACTCGACATCCGTATGTCACGCCTTGAAGGCCGGGTTCGCGAACTCATCGAAAAGGCGGCGACCGCGGCACCGAAACTTGCCGAAGAACCTCCCCAACGTAGCTCGCCACCAACAATCTCCGCGGTGGGTTCGGTCACAACAACCACCCAGCCCCAATCGCCGGCAAGCGTCCCGACAGCGACGAGTGTCCCAACCCTAGAAACCGACGATGCCGACGCACCAAAAGCAAATGTCGTCCCTGTGGCTGACGAAACACGGGCTCCAGAATCGCCACCGGTCGCAGAACTTACCCTGAGCCAATACGAGGCGATGTGGCCATCCCTCGTGGCGAGGATTAGGGATATCGTCGGGCCGCGACGACACGCCCTCCTCAAGGAGGCTGTCCCGGCGAAGGTCAACGGCGGTGAACTAGTACTCGCTGTACCCGAGCACCTCGCGTTTCATCTTGAGCAACTTTCACACGACGATGAGTTGATACAAGCGCTTGGCCGGCTTGCGTCGGGGGATGCCGGGGGAACAGTCACGATACGATTCGAAGGTGGAACGCCAGGTACGACGGGTGCGGACGTTGCCGAGTCCCAACCTAGCGGATCGGGACGCCCCCACCTCCAGGCGGTTAAGGAGCCAGACCCCGTTCCGGAACGAGCACCCGACCGTGACGACTTGTTCGACGCAGGAGAGGCCGGCACCGACCCGACTGCGCTAGTTCAGGACATCCTCGGTGGCGAAATCGTGGATGAGTAG
- a CDS encoding dodecin domain-containing protein encodes MSAFIESGAIKVIEIIGVSGVSFDDAVIQAVDKASESISGITGIEVQKFNAKVSDGKIVQYRASLKLAFTVH; translated from the coding sequence ATGTCGGCGTTTATTGAGTCAGGGGCTATCAAGGTCATCGAAATTATTGGCGTTTCAGGAGTCAGTTTTGACGACGCGGTGATTCAGGCCGTCGACAAAGCTTCAGAGTCAATTAGCGGTATCACCGGTATCGAGGTCCAGAAATTTAACGCCAAGGTCTCAGACGGCAAGATCGTCCAGTACCGCGCAAGCCTAAAACTCGCTTTCACTGTTCACTAA